A window from Candidatus Tanganyikabacteria bacterium encodes these proteins:
- a CDS encoding helix-turn-helix domain-containing protein translates to MTYPDQLLTERQAADLLGTTPGAINVARARRVGAYADLPYVRIGRAIRFRLTDVLAYIEARVVVPAAL, encoded by the coding sequence ATGACCTATCCCGACCAGCTCCTGACCGAGCGCCAGGCCGCCGATCTGCTCGGCACCACGCCCGGCGCCATCAACGTGGCGCGCGCCCGCCGGGTCGGCGCCTACGCCGATCTGCCGTACGTGCGTATCGGACGCGCGATCCGGTTTCGTTTGACCGACGTGCTCGCGTATATCGAGGCCCGCGTCGTCGTACCAGCCGCGCTGTAG